In Leptospiraceae bacterium, a genomic segment contains:
- a CDS encoding DUF1295 domain-containing protein — protein sequence MSWILTDLSSPVNIIRFTGFFILGLIVFYLEYSKRFQLQYSKFRGQGNFPTRRGMVIIYTVPIITYLFVYYSSGHPNSLYHISLCIFVCFHFLKRVLEAIFLHKYSGNMGLLSLGLITYVYSAAAYTIAEPVNRLVKSEQINLTSALLLGGFIFIAGQIINLYHHIILAGLRKGDSKDYVVPQTGLFSYVVCPHYTGELLSWLGIAISSCFVEIYLIFWIMFSYLLARSINTKKWYVEKFPDFPKSRKFLFPYIL from the coding sequence ATGAGTTGGATATTAACAGATTTATCAAGTCCTGTAAATATTATCAGATTCACAGGTTTTTTCATTCTTGGATTAATTGTTTTTTATTTAGAATATTCTAAAAGGTTTCAATTACAATACAGTAAGTTTAGAGGACAGGGGAATTTCCCTACACGAAGAGGGATGGTAATCATTTATACTGTACCTATCATTACCTACCTCTTTGTCTATTATTCTTCGGGGCATCCAAATAGTTTATACCATATTTCTCTTTGTATTTTTGTATGCTTCCACTTTTTAAAACGGGTTTTGGAAGCTATCTTCCTTCACAAATACTCAGGAAATATGGGGCTTTTAAGCCTTGGACTGATTACCTATGTATATTCGGCTGCTGCCTATACAATCGCGGAACCTGTTAATCGACTTGTAAAATCTGAGCAAATAAATCTTACATCAGCTTTGCTTCTGGGTGGATTTATTTTTATAGCAGGACAGATAATAAATTTATATCATCATATAATACTGGCCGGACTACGAAAGGGAGATAGTAAAGACTATGTAGTCCCGCAAACAGGACTTTTTTCTTATGTTGTCTGTCCCCATTATACAGGAGAATTGCTTTCCTGGTTGGGTATAGCGATTTCCTCCTGCTTTGTAGAAATCTACCTTATATTCTGGATCATGTTTTCCTATCTTCTCGCCAGGAGTATCAATACAAAAAAATGGTATGTGGAAAAGTTTCCGGATTTTCCTAAAAGTAGAAAATTTCTATTTCCATATATTCTATAA
- a CDS encoding TRL-like family protein yields the protein MKKIIGLSIAAAVAATIACSGGGYGAPSGSIMQNTTLNLTKMETETPVGAKSGEACATGYLGIVSFGDAGIKAAAAKGGITKVYSIDYKNDNLLGSVVQSTCTIVHGD from the coding sequence ATGAAAAAAATTATAGGTCTTAGTATCGCCGCTGCGGTTGCAGCTACTATTGCATGTTCAGGTGGAGGCTATGGCGCTCCTTCTGGTTCGATAATGCAAAATACTACATTGAACCTTACAAAAATGGAAACTGAAACTCCGGTAGGAGCTAAGTCTGGAGAAGCCTGCGCAACAGGATACCTTGGAATCGTGTCTTTTGGAGACGCTGGTATTAAAGCTGCTGCTGCAAAAGGTGGAATTACTAAAGTTTATTCCATAGACTATAAAAATGATAACCTTTTAGGTTCCGTAGTTCAATCTACCTGTACAATCGTACACGGCGACTAA
- a CDS encoding DUF4105 domain-containing protein produces the protein MKRLFYLPFLIYCLSFVLFAEEKNPKESWRKESFQYFLKMVPSLSENQIKSAKVQLVTVSPGITVTTAFGHSAIRVILGKEFSKEDFYIDFGEYEPSISFLYSLLKGNAKFFVNVLPMESAHNAWDSSGRGMLVSDLNLNAEQKKKFFQTVLKKIEDNKEGYEYNNFTNNCVTFSRDLLGEAFGKRIELKEVSDKTNTWRKRVLPYSNQIVWLRINEKLLFDRDTDKIRDKHDLIYLPLDLYEALKDNKFLSGDKVLIQDRWGTQSTLDISGKMGFILFIFAVLTQLPIKRLSSYERTGRILFGLMSGLGGLVATFVWIFTTFDFMDETLMVLVFTPFDFILVKRLQSSKPLLYYSGLRLGLLFLALVLRFTTYPQNIDTSLFFSILFFAGVFYKSFISNKTPQSA, from the coding sequence ATGAAGCGTTTGTTCTATTTACCATTTCTAATCTATTGTTTAAGTTTTGTTCTGTTTGCTGAAGAAAAAAATCCTAAAGAGAGCTGGAGAAAAGAAAGTTTTCAATATTTTCTTAAAATGGTTCCCTCTTTATCGGAAAACCAAATTAAATCAGCAAAAGTGCAACTGGTAACGGTAAGCCCCGGAATAACCGTTACCACAGCTTTCGGTCATTCAGCTATTCGGGTTATCCTCGGAAAAGAATTTTCTAAGGAAGATTTCTATATCGATTTTGGAGAATACGAACCTTCTATTTCGTTTCTCTACAGTCTCCTAAAAGGTAATGCCAAATTTTTTGTAAATGTTCTACCCATGGAATCAGCACATAACGCCTGGGATTCTTCAGGTAGAGGAATGCTTGTCTCTGATCTGAATCTAAATGCCGAACAAAAAAAGAAATTCTTTCAGACGGTTTTAAAGAAGATCGAAGACAATAAGGAAGGTTATGAATACAATAATTTCACCAATAATTGTGTTACTTTTTCTCGCGATTTATTGGGAGAAGCCTTCGGAAAGCGAATTGAGTTAAAAGAGGTAAGTGATAAAACTAATACCTGGAGAAAACGGGTTTTACCTTATTCTAATCAGATTGTTTGGTTGCGTATTAATGAAAAGCTTTTGTTTGATAGGGATACAGATAAAATTCGGGATAAACATGATCTCATTTATTTACCCCTGGATCTTTACGAAGCCTTAAAGGATAATAAGTTTTTAAGCGGAGATAAAGTCTTGATTCAGGATAGATGGGGAACTCAATCCACTTTAGATATCAGCGGTAAAATGGGATTTATCCTGTTTATATTTGCTGTTTTGACTCAGCTTCCCATAAAAAGACTCTCCTCTTATGAAAGAACCGGTCGTATACTATTTGGTCTGATGTCCGGTTTGGGAGGACTTGTCGCCACATTTGTCTGGATTTTTACTACTTTTGATTTTATGGACGAAACCCTAATGGTTCTTGTATTCACTCCCTTTGATTTTATACTCGTAAAGCGTTTGCAATCTTCCAAACCGCTGCTGTATTATTCCGGTCTGCGTCTCGGACTTTTATTTTTGGCTTTGGTCCTTCGCTTTACAACTTACCCGCAAAATATTGATACTTCTCTCTTTTTCTCAATTCTGTTTTTTGCAGGTGTATTTTATAAGTCATTTATCTCAAACAAAACACCTCAGTCCGCATGA
- a CDS encoding fatty acid desaturase, translated as MSTQVEEIVLDKLSLFTQEINELRKEIKSSIGIKDYKHLLKIEWWGRICAILGYATAWIIPNPISAFFISTGNFARWTMITHHISHRAYDTIEGVPNRYKSKFYASGFRRYFDWLDWMHPKAWDYEHNFLHHYHTGEIKDPDLVEYNLEFLRKSRLPLFIKYIIILFFVLTWKYTYYTPNTLMELQRKRLKEEHRKNPDFPYESEMGKVAHIWNLFFPVHKYAVEVWIKCVLPYIILRFGFIPLLFLPLGESAYFAVLINSLIAECMANVHSFIIIASNHAGEDLYRFDEKFKNKQEFYLRQVITSCNYKTGNDVLNFMQGYLNFQIEHHLFPDVPMLKYKEYQPRVKAICEKYNIPYKQESFSKRLRKMLDIAVGKSSMKRVKTMEWV; from the coding sequence ATGAGTACGCAAGTCGAAGAAATTGTTTTAGATAAATTGAGTTTATTTACTCAGGAAATCAATGAATTAAGAAAAGAGATCAAGTCTTCTATAGGGATAAAAGATTATAAGCATCTTCTAAAAATTGAATGGTGGGGAAGAATCTGTGCGATACTGGGTTATGCTACTGCCTGGATTATACCGAATCCGATATCAGCTTTTTTTATCAGCACCGGCAATTTTGCCCGCTGGACTATGATCACCCATCATATTTCTCACAGGGCTTATGATACGATAGAAGGAGTTCCAAATCGTTATAAAAGTAAATTTTATGCAAGTGGTTTCCGAAGATACTTCGATTGGTTGGACTGGATGCACCCCAAAGCCTGGGATTATGAACATAATTTTTTACATCATTATCATACAGGCGAGATTAAAGATCCGGACTTAGTAGAATATAATTTAGAATTTTTACGGAAATCAAGATTACCCTTATTTATAAAATATATCATTATCTTATTTTTCGTTTTGACCTGGAAATATACCTATTATACACCGAATACCCTGATGGAACTTCAGAGAAAACGCTTAAAAGAGGAACATCGAAAAAATCCGGACTTTCCCTATGAATCTGAAATGGGAAAAGTTGCTCATATCTGGAATCTTTTTTTTCCGGTTCATAAATACGCAGTAGAAGTCTGGATTAAATGCGTCTTACCTTATATAATATTACGTTTTGGTTTTATTCCTTTATTGTTTTTGCCTCTCGGAGAAAGTGCTTACTTTGCGGTCCTAATCAATTCGCTTATCGCTGAATGCATGGCGAATGTTCATTCCTTTATCATTATTGCTTCCAATCATGCGGGAGAGGATCTATATCGTTTTGACGAGAAGTTTAAAAATAAACAGGAATTTTATCTCAGGCAGGTGATTACTTCCTGTAATTATAAAACCGGGAATGATGTATTAAATTTTATGCAGGGTTATTTAAATTTTCAAATTGAACACCACTTATTTCCGGATGTTCCCATGCTAAAATATAAAGAGTATCAGCCCAGAGTAAAAGCTATTTGCGAAAAATATAATATCCCCTACAAACAGGAAAGTTTCTCAAAACGTTTAAGGAAGATGTTAGACATAGCTGTAGGAAAAAGTAGTATGAAACGGGTAAAAACAATGGAATGGGTATAA
- a CDS encoding ATP-dependent metallopeptidase FtsH/Yme1/Tma family protein codes for MNKNVKYVLWILAFLLVLLIAFNPPGNMKGRVDEITYSQFLNMLKSKPGQEPIGEIVTESGKSPLKKQLIIEREQIEGWYKPKGSEKVIRFKTIIAPIHTDLTQKLLESNIEFQAKSNEENRFISILMNIIPWILVILVIWFIMIRQLQSTGNKAFSFGKSRAKMNADTKVKVTFNDVAGCDEAKHELTEMIDFLKDPKKFQAIGARIPKGVLLVGPPGTGKTLLAKAVAGEAGVPFLNISGSDFVEMFVGVGASRVRDLFDQGKKHAPCIIFIDEIDAVGRLRGAGLGGGHDEREQTLNQMLVEMDGFEPNESIIVIAATNRADVLDPALLRPGRFDRQVVVDLPDVKGREEILKVHTKKVPLTSDISLESIARGTPGFTGADLANLVNEAALLSARKNKKRVTQEELEEARDKVMMGPERRSFFITEKEKEVIAYHEAGHAILATLLEHTEPIHKVTIIPRGRALGLTQSLPEEEKHIHPKHYWLDQITMAMGGYIAEDYFFGNPSTGSSNDILQATNIARRMVCDWGMSDKLGTVNYNSSHDQVFLGRDMYGGNKFYSEEFAAMIDEEVKSIIDSSLNRGRTLIKDNKEMLKELASLLLSKETVTREELENIVEKLSSSPPPPKATKKRATKKKVATS; via the coding sequence ATGAATAAAAATGTAAAGTATGTACTCTGGATTCTAGCTTTCCTTCTTGTTTTACTTATAGCTTTTAATCCACCGGGTAATATGAAAGGTCGAGTTGACGAAATAACCTATTCGCAATTCCTGAATATGCTCAAATCCAAACCCGGTCAGGAACCTATTGGAGAAATCGTAACGGAAAGTGGTAAATCTCCCCTTAAAAAACAGCTTATTATTGAAAGGGAGCAGATAGAAGGCTGGTATAAACCTAAAGGTTCTGAAAAAGTGATCCGTTTTAAAACCATAATCGCCCCTATTCATACTGATTTAACCCAGAAACTTTTGGAATCTAATATAGAATTCCAGGCCAAGTCAAACGAAGAAAATCGCTTCATTAGTATTTTAATGAATATTATCCCCTGGATTCTGGTGATTCTGGTTATCTGGTTTATCATGATCCGCCAGTTGCAGTCAACGGGGAATAAGGCCTTCAGCTTTGGAAAAAGCCGGGCAAAGATGAACGCAGATACAAAAGTGAAGGTTACTTTTAATGATGTGGCCGGTTGTGATGAAGCCAAGCATGAACTCACCGAGATGATTGACTTTTTAAAAGATCCGAAAAAGTTTCAGGCTATTGGAGCAAGAATTCCCAAAGGTGTACTTTTAGTCGGACCTCCCGGAACCGGTAAGACCCTTCTGGCAAAAGCTGTAGCGGGAGAAGCCGGAGTTCCATTTTTAAATATATCCGGTTCGGATTTCGTGGAAATGTTTGTAGGGGTGGGTGCCTCAAGAGTACGAGATCTTTTCGATCAGGGGAAAAAACATGCTCCCTGTATTATATTTATTGATGAAATAGATGCAGTAGGACGACTCAGGGGAGCCGGTCTGGGTGGAGGTCACGACGAACGTGAACAAACGCTAAACCAGATGCTGGTAGAAATGGATGGTTTTGAACCCAATGAAAGCATTATCGTAATTGCCGCCACCAACCGAGCCGACGTACTCGATCCGGCCCTACTTCGTCCGGGTCGCTTTGATAGGCAAGTAGTAGTTGATCTTCCGGATGTAAAAGGAAGAGAGGAGATTTTAAAAGTTCATACAAAAAAAGTGCCTCTTACCAGTGATATATCCCTGGAATCCATTGCAAGGGGAACACCCGGTTTTACAGGAGCCGATCTGGCGAATCTTGTCAATGAGGCCGCTTTGCTTTCTGCCCGGAAAAATAAAAAGAGAGTAACCCAGGAAGAACTGGAAGAAGCCAGAGATAAGGTAATGATGGGACCGGAAAGACGTTCTTTCTTCATCACCGAAAAAGAGAAGGAAGTAATCGCTTACCACGAGGCCGGACATGCCATTTTGGCTACTCTTTTGGAGCATACAGAACCCATTCATAAAGTGACCATTATCCCGAGGGGAAGGGCTCTGGGTCTAACTCAGTCTCTTCCGGAAGAAGAAAAGCATATTCATCCCAAACATTACTGGCTGGATCAAATTACCATGGCGATGGGAGGCTATATTGCCGAGGATTATTTTTTCGGAAACCCTTCCACCGGCTCAAGCAATGACATTTTACAGGCAACTAATATTGCCAGGAGAATGGTTTGTGATTGGGGAATGTCAGACAAACTTGGAACCGTTAATTATAATTCCAGTCATGATCAGGTATTTTTAGGCCGGGATATGTATGGTGGAAATAAATTCTACAGCGAAGAATTTGCAGCGATGATCGACGAAGAGGTGAAATCGATTATTGACTCCTCTCTAAACCGAGGTAGAACCCTTATCAAAGATAATAAGGAAATGTTAAAAGAGCTGGCAAGTTTACTTCTAAGTAAGGAAACAGTTACCCGGGAAGAGTTAGAGAATATAGTTGAAAAACTTTCTAGTTCTCCTCCTCCGCCAAAAGCTACCAAAAAAAGAGCAACTAAGAAGAAAGTGGCAACTTCTTAA
- a CDS encoding FAD-dependent oxidoreductase, which translates to MNRREFLKKALLFTGGLGLGSYSTGLGYSYFANSEYKKLFPEVPENKVKLPSNDKTVCIIGGGLAGIQAACELSDRGFKVIVIEKTNYALGKLKAWRDTNFASKYFGKEGYSREHGLHGIWGFYKNLREFLGRHKIPLNITHENDSFYFLVSNRGIQNKIRYPSWPVPFDRFQMLSRGNLYIPSRENIRIPEEGQLSSLKAATKMWGFDYLDKEQRFYLDSISFYDWAKKLGVGNEFIKHYYDGIAEMGYFMLSKECSAIAIANFIKLGSLPADSRVDYYKYPIDKTLIEPLLAHIKNNGGEIHYQQEVTSVRKENGKILSVNTNEHIQGKRVKRCRVCGNIMGPGEYEHCPFCGAHPSMLDLLNPDESHVKTFLADYFINATDIRGARDLILRVNLEEEYFQKIKDLSTASILCVNLLYENSDAWSKRFPPGSDYSTANFMPTGFEFIGFTSNWSVRQMPFLKERHAELIEVQVAKVEAFRNKSYKEIAKIIHEELKKVLPDLKDFSEFYINHWDTYTGHRVGDEKNRPQIQSPIENLLFIGDWVSLPHHAVFMERTNVAAKMVTNTLLDKIGEKKGKIQILRSGTPDWQIDALGLITSVKA; encoded by the coding sequence ATGAACCGTAGAGAATTTTTAAAAAAAGCTCTTTTGTTTACAGGAGGTCTGGGACTCGGCTCTTATTCAACAGGTCTGGGCTATTCCTACTTTGCAAATTCCGAATATAAGAAACTCTTTCCGGAGGTTCCTGAAAACAAGGTTAAGCTTCCTTCCAACGATAAAACAGTCTGTATTATTGGCGGAGGTCTTGCCGGCATACAGGCAGCCTGTGAGCTTTCCGATAGAGGCTTTAAAGTCATTGTAATAGAAAAAACGAATTATGCTCTGGGTAAATTAAAAGCCTGGAGAGATACAAATTTTGCCTCAAAGTATTTCGGCAAGGAAGGGTACAGCCGAGAACACGGTCTTCACGGGATCTGGGGTTTTTATAAAAATTTACGGGAGTTTTTAGGTCGACATAAAATTCCTCTGAATATTACCCATGAAAACGATTCTTTTTATTTTTTAGTTTCTAACCGTGGAATACAGAATAAAATTCGGTACCCGAGCTGGCCTGTTCCTTTTGATAGATTCCAGATGCTATCGAGGGGCAATTTGTATATTCCTTCCAGAGAAAATATTCGGATTCCGGAAGAGGGACAACTAAGCTCTTTAAAAGCTGCTACTAAAATGTGGGGATTTGATTATCTGGATAAGGAACAGAGATTCTATCTGGATAGTATTAGCTTTTATGATTGGGCAAAGAAACTGGGTGTAGGAAATGAATTTATCAAGCATTATTACGATGGAATTGCCGAAATGGGATATTTTATGCTCAGCAAAGAATGTTCGGCTATTGCTATTGCAAATTTCATAAAACTTGGAAGTTTACCTGCCGATTCCCGTGTAGATTATTATAAGTATCCAATAGACAAAACTTTGATTGAACCACTTTTAGCTCATATTAAAAATAATGGGGGGGAAATTCATTATCAGCAGGAAGTAACGAGTGTTCGTAAAGAAAATGGAAAAATTCTTTCTGTTAATACTAATGAGCATATACAGGGAAAGAGAGTAAAGCGTTGCAGGGTCTGTGGTAATATCATGGGACCGGGAGAGTATGAACACTGCCCATTTTGTGGGGCTCATCCCTCTATGTTAGATCTACTGAATCCGGATGAATCCCATGTAAAAACTTTCCTGGCTGATTACTTTATCAACGCAACAGATATTCGGGGAGCCAGAGATTTAATTTTAAGAGTTAATTTAGAAGAAGAATATTTCCAAAAAATAAAGGATTTAAGTACAGCTTCCATACTCTGCGTCAATTTGCTCTATGAAAATTCGGATGCATGGTCAAAGCGTTTTCCTCCCGGTTCGGATTATAGTACAGCGAATTTTATGCCTACAGGCTTTGAATTTATAGGCTTTACTTCGAACTGGTCGGTTCGACAGATGCCGTTTTTAAAAGAAAGACATGCGGAGTTGATAGAAGTGCAGGTGGCAAAAGTTGAAGCCTTCAGGAATAAATCCTATAAAGAGATTGCTAAAATCATCCATGAAGAATTGAAAAAAGTTCTTCCTGACTTGAAGGATTTTTCTGAATTTTATATTAATCACTGGGATACTTACACAGGACATAGAGTGGGTGATGAGAAAAATAGACCTCAAATACAATCACCTATTGAAAACCTTTTATTCATCGGAGACTGGGTGAGTCTTCCACATCATGCCGTATTTATGGAAAGAACCAATGTGGCTGCAAAGATGGTAACAAATACCTTGTTAGACAAAATCGGAGAAAAAAAAGGTAAAATACAAATCCTTCGTTCCGGAACCCCGGATTGGCAAATTGATGCACTCGGTCTTATTACATCCGTTAAAGCGTAA
- a CDS encoding aminoacyl-tRNA hydrolase produces MKLIVGLGNPGEKYYNNRINIGFKVLDVIANNINVEIKTKKKKSMIGRGFFEGDEVVLLKPQTFSNLSGESVLYIASFLKIKVHNIVVIHEDVTLPLGQIVVEKGNLENKHPGIKSIAQSLRSNNFICIRIGIRNDSFKLANLDKFLQEDFLPLENLKLIDIINDSEAAIRSISIGDIEEVIEKYRL; encoded by the coding sequence ATTAAACTCATTGTTGGCCTTGGAAATCCGGGTGAGAAGTATTATAATAACCGGATTAACATTGGCTTCAAAGTTCTGGATGTTATTGCCAATAACATCAATGTGGAAATAAAGACCAAAAAGAAAAAATCCATGATAGGGAGGGGTTTCTTTGAAGGAGATGAAGTAGTTCTCCTCAAACCCCAGACCTTTAGCAATCTATCGGGTGAATCGGTTCTCTATATTGCCTCCTTTTTAAAAATAAAGGTGCATAATATTGTTGTAATCCATGAAGATGTTACCCTTCCTCTGGGACAAATTGTAGTCGAAAAGGGGAATCTAGAAAATAAGCACCCCGGAATTAAATCAATCGCTCAATCTCTTCGATCCAATAATTTTATCTGTATTCGTATTGGTATCCGAAATGATAGCTTTAAACTTGCAAATCTTGATAAATTTTTACAGGAAGATTTTCTTCCTCTGGAAAATTTAAAGCTTATAGACATAATTAATGATTCAGAAGCTGCTATACGTTCTATCAGTATTGGTGACATTGAGGAAGTTATAGAAAAATATAGACTATAA